In the genome of Actinomadura graeca, one region contains:
- a CDS encoding ABC transporter substrate-binding protein — translation MRTTTPRRLAAALAAAALGLTAACTAGGSGDQSDSGPKAGETQTIEVWHGWSADHEVKAFESAAAAFHKAHPNITVKLVKDQTDERISNAIRGGNPPDVVSSFTTDSVGQWCQSGAWQDLVPYISRSGLDLGQFPKVAQEYTQFKGRRCAMPLLADAYGLYYNKALMKGEEPPRTIARLTDLAKKLTVRDPDGTIKVAGFMPSVQYYEHMPQHVTTQFGVKWLTPDGKAGFSKDPAFKTYLQWNKSLIDWYGYDNVKRFLRSLGQEFEASNPFHKGKVAMAIDGEWRTKFLQEEAPKVDYGTAPAPVPDGQEARYGGGYVTGTVIGIPRGSKHAQAGWEFIKYLTTDTASLVTFANALGNVPSTLAALSSPGLTLPPQFRTFLDVFKNPNSSTSPPTPNGNDYMVKFQQFVQDEWEPGKVRDLDAALRDLDRKVDDALKLAGG, via the coding sequence GTGCGCACCACCACACCCCGCCGGCTCGCGGCGGCCCTGGCCGCCGCGGCGCTCGGCCTCACGGCGGCCTGCACGGCCGGCGGCAGCGGCGACCAGTCCGACAGCGGCCCCAAGGCCGGGGAGACCCAGACCATCGAGGTCTGGCACGGCTGGAGCGCCGACCACGAGGTCAAGGCGTTCGAGAGCGCCGCCGCCGCCTTCCACAAGGCCCACCCCAACATCACCGTCAAGCTGGTCAAGGACCAGACCGACGAGCGGATCTCCAACGCCATCCGCGGCGGGAACCCGCCCGACGTGGTCTCCTCCTTCACCACCGACAGCGTCGGGCAGTGGTGCCAGAGCGGCGCCTGGCAGGACCTGGTGCCCTACATCTCCAGGTCCGGCCTCGACCTGGGCCAGTTCCCCAAGGTCGCCCAGGAGTACACGCAGTTCAAGGGACGCCGCTGCGCGATGCCGCTGCTGGCCGACGCCTACGGCCTCTACTACAACAAGGCCCTGATGAAGGGCGAGGAGCCGCCCCGGACCATCGCCCGCCTCACCGACCTCGCCAAGAAGCTGACCGTCCGCGACCCCGACGGGACGATCAAGGTCGCCGGGTTCATGCCGTCCGTCCAGTACTACGAGCACATGCCCCAGCACGTCACCACGCAGTTCGGCGTGAAGTGGCTGACCCCCGACGGCAAGGCCGGGTTCTCCAAAGACCCCGCGTTCAAGACCTACCTGCAGTGGAACAAGAGCCTGATCGACTGGTACGGCTACGACAACGTCAAGCGGTTCCTGCGCTCGCTCGGCCAGGAGTTCGAGGCGTCCAACCCCTTCCACAAGGGGAAGGTCGCGATGGCCATCGACGGGGAATGGCGCACCAAGTTCCTCCAGGAGGAGGCGCCCAAGGTCGACTACGGCACGGCGCCCGCCCCCGTCCCCGACGGGCAGGAGGCCCGCTACGGCGGCGGCTACGTCACCGGGACGGTCATCGGGATCCCCCGCGGATCCAAGCACGCCCAGGCCGGGTGGGAGTTCATCAAGTACCTCACCACCGACACCGCCTCGCTCGTCACCTTCGCCAACGCGCTCGGCAACGTCCCCTCCACCCTCGCGGCGCTGTCCTCGCCGGGCCTGACGCTGCCCCCGCAGTTCAGGACGTTCCTCGACGTGTTCAAGAACCCGAACTCCTCCACCTCCCCGCCGACCCCCAACGGCAACGACTACATGGTGAAGTTCCAGCAGTTCGTCCAGGACGAGTGGGAGCCGGGCAAGGTCAGGGACCTCGACGCCGCGCTGCGCGACCTCGACCGCAAGGTCGACGACGCCCTCAAGCTGGCCGGGGGCTGA
- a CDS encoding carbohydrate ABC transporter permease, with protein MTSVAPAPSGAGPGGPSRRAGGTGRWAAPRARRRRRLQVLAFLSPWLAGFGLFFAYPLAATVYFSFTRYNLFTLEYVGLDNYRFLLNDGDAATAMRNTLWLVAIVVPLRVLFGLGVAQLLTRIRRGGNLLRSVFYLPYLIPPVSATVAFVFVLNPGTGPFPTITRRLGFTLPDFFNDAAWAKPGLGLLGLWAVGDVMIILLAALLNVPKSLYEAASIDGAGPWARFRHITLPTVSPVLAFAAVTGVIQTLQYFTQAMVAAKVASGRADLAGTHFAPGYPGGSTLTFPQWLYDEGFRQFNMGYACVLALVMFVLAMAFTLVLLRQFRAFAGEEAS; from the coding sequence GTGACCTCCGTCGCGCCCGCCCCCTCCGGCGCCGGCCCGGGAGGCCCCTCCCGCCGGGCCGGCGGGACCGGGCGGTGGGCCGCGCCGCGGGCCCGGCGCCGCCGCCGGCTCCAGGTGCTGGCCTTCCTGTCCCCCTGGCTGGCCGGGTTCGGGCTGTTCTTCGCCTACCCGCTCGCCGCCACCGTCTACTTCTCCTTCACCCGCTACAACCTGTTCACCCTGGAGTACGTCGGCCTGGACAACTACCGGTTCCTGCTCAACGACGGCGACGCCGCGACCGCGATGCGCAACACGCTGTGGCTGGTCGCGATCGTGGTGCCGCTGCGGGTGCTGTTCGGCCTCGGCGTCGCGCAGCTGCTCACCAGGATCAGGCGCGGCGGCAACCTGCTGCGGTCGGTGTTCTACCTGCCGTACCTCATCCCGCCGGTGTCGGCGACCGTGGCGTTCGTGTTCGTCCTCAACCCCGGCACCGGGCCGTTCCCGACGATCACCCGCCGGCTCGGGTTCACGCTGCCGGACTTCTTCAACGACGCCGCCTGGGCCAAGCCCGGCCTCGGGCTGCTCGGGCTGTGGGCCGTCGGCGACGTGATGATCATCCTGCTGGCGGCGCTGCTGAACGTCCCGAAGTCGCTGTACGAGGCCGCCTCCATCGACGGCGCCGGCCCGTGGGCGCGGTTCCGGCACATCACCCTGCCGACCGTGTCGCCCGTCCTAGCGTTCGCGGCCGTCACCGGCGTCATCCAGACGCTGCAGTACTTCACGCAGGCGATGGTGGCGGCCAAGGTCGCCTCCGGGCGCGCCGACCTGGCCGGAACCCACTTCGCGCCCGGCTACCCCGGCGGGTCCACGCTGACCTTCCCCCAGTGGCTCTACGACGAGGGGTTCCGGCAGTTCAACATGGGCTACGCCTGCGTTCTCGCGCTGGTGATGTTCGTGCTGGCGATGGCGTTCACGCTGGTGCTGCTCCGGCAGTTCCGGGCGTTCGCCGGTGAGGAGGCGTCATGA
- a CDS encoding carbohydrate ABC transporter permease has translation MTAAARARAGRARPGAPRSRRMLLWVATHAVAVALAVMFLAPLAFMFLTAVMSDEQALSSTLWPREWHFENFRRAFSGDMVRWTLNSTLYALLSTAFMLVSSVPVAYALARFRFRGRNAALVVVISAMMLPPQVTMVPLYIVWSRFHLTGTLWPLIIPQLFGDAFSIFLLRQFLVTIPREYADAARVDGCGELRTMLRVVLPMARPALAAVALFQFFYCWNDYYGPLVYAKPQNWTLAIGVATFRAAHHVEWNLTMAATLLTILPVLVVFFLAQRVFIQGVTLTGVKG, from the coding sequence ATGACCGCCGCCGCGCGGGCGCGGGCGGGACGGGCCCGGCCGGGCGCGCCGCGGTCGCGGCGGATGCTGCTGTGGGTCGCCACCCACGCCGTCGCCGTCGCGCTCGCGGTGATGTTCCTGGCGCCGCTGGCGTTCATGTTCCTCACCGCGGTGATGAGCGACGAGCAGGCCCTCAGCTCCACGCTGTGGCCGCGCGAGTGGCACTTCGAGAACTTCCGCCGCGCCTTCTCCGGCGACATGGTCCGCTGGACGCTCAACAGCACCCTGTACGCGCTGCTGTCCACGGCGTTCATGCTGGTCTCCAGCGTCCCCGTCGCCTACGCGCTCGCCCGCTTCCGGTTCCGCGGCCGCAACGCCGCGCTCGTCGTGGTGATCTCGGCGATGATGCTCCCGCCGCAGGTGACGATGGTGCCGCTCTACATCGTGTGGTCCCGGTTCCACCTCACCGGCACCCTCTGGCCGCTGATCATCCCGCAGCTGTTCGGCGACGCGTTCTCCATCTTCCTGCTCCGCCAGTTCCTGGTCACCATCCCCCGCGAGTACGCCGACGCCGCCCGCGTGGACGGCTGCGGGGAACTGCGAACGATGCTGCGGGTCGTCCTGCCGATGGCCAGGCCGGCGCTGGCCGCGGTGGCGCTGTTCCAGTTCTTCTACTGCTGGAACGACTACTACGGGCCGCTCGTGTACGCCAAACCCCAGAACTGGACCCTGGCCATCGGCGTGGCGACGTTCCGCGCCGCGCACCACGTGGAATGGAACCTGACCATGGCCGCGACACTGCTGACCATCCTGCCGGTGCTGGTGGTGTTCTTCCTCGCCCAGCGCGTGTTCATCCAGGGAGTGACGTTGACGGGAGTGAAGGGTTGA